The proteins below are encoded in one region of Listeria swaminathanii:
- a CDS encoding DUF2200 domain-containing protein, producing the protein MKKPRIYTTSFASVYPLYIQKVEKKDRTKEELDEIIFWLTGYDQASLQQAIDQKIDFETFFNQAPEMNPNTSLITGVICGYRVEEIEDKLMQKIRYLDKLVDELAKGKKMEKILRK; encoded by the coding sequence ATGAAAAAACCAAGAATCTACACAACGTCATTCGCTAGTGTATACCCTCTTTACATACAAAAAGTGGAGAAAAAAGACCGCACAAAAGAAGAGCTAGACGAAATTATTTTCTGGCTAACAGGCTACGACCAAGCTTCCTTACAGCAAGCCATCGATCAAAAAATAGATTTCGAGACCTTTTTCAACCAAGCACCAGAAATGAATCCTAATACTTCCCTAATCACTGGAGTTATTTGTGGCTACCGAGTGGAAGAAATTGAAGATAAACTGATGCAAAAAATTCGTTATTTGGATAAATTAGTTGATGAACTCGCAAAAGGGAAAAAGATGGAGAAGATTTTAAGGAAATAA
- a CDS encoding DUF956 family protein, with translation MVQSINTKVDLTIDATAYTGLTDYGKIMIGDKGFEFFNSRDVRKFVQIPWEEVDQVIVSVMLKGKWIPRYAIKTKRNGTYTFASKQPKEVLRKIRVYVDPANMVSSLSFFDVMKRSFRSIFSKKKNKNK, from the coding sequence TTGGTTCAATCGATTAATACAAAGGTAGACTTAACAATAGATGCCACCGCGTATACTGGACTTACAGATTACGGGAAAATTATGATTGGCGACAAAGGTTTTGAATTTTTCAACTCACGTGATGTGCGTAAATTCGTCCAAATTCCTTGGGAAGAAGTAGATCAAGTTATCGTATCTGTTATGCTAAAAGGCAAGTGGATCCCTCGCTACGCCATTAAAACAAAGCGCAACGGCACGTATACATTTGCTTCTAAACAGCCTAAAGAAGTTTTACGTAAAATACGAGTTTATGTCGACCCGGCCAATATGGTGAGTTCGCTCAGTTTCTTTGACGTTATGAAGCGCTCGTTTCGGTCGATATTTAGCAAGAAGAAAAACAAAAATAAATAA
- a CDS encoding PTS system mannose/fructose/sorbose family transporter subunit IID — protein sequence MAEKIELSKRDRLRVAWRSTFIQGSWNYERMQNGGWAFSMIPAIKKLYKTKEDRSQALKRHLEFFNTHPYIASPILGVTLALEEERANGAEVDDVAIQGVKVGMMGPLAGVGDPVFWFTIRPMLGALGASLALSGNILGPILFFVAWNVIRWGFMWYTQEFGYKAGSKITDDLSGGLLQDITKGASILGMFVLAALVQRWVNIQFAPIISKVKLDEGAYIDWSHLPQGAQGIKTALEQQQAGLALSEIKVTTLQNNLDNLIPGLAAVALTFLCMWLLKKKISPIIIILGLFVVGIVGHLIGLL from the coding sequence ATGGCAGAAAAAATCGAATTATCAAAGAGAGACCGTCTACGCGTAGCATGGCGCTCTACGTTCATTCAAGGTTCATGGAACTACGAACGTATGCAAAATGGTGGCTGGGCATTCTCTATGATTCCCGCTATTAAAAAATTATATAAAACTAAAGAAGATCGTTCTCAAGCTCTAAAACGTCACTTAGAATTCTTTAATACACATCCATATATCGCGTCTCCAATTCTTGGGGTAACACTTGCACTTGAAGAAGAACGTGCAAATGGTGCAGAAGTTGATGATGTAGCAATTCAAGGGGTTAAAGTTGGTATGATGGGACCTCTAGCTGGTGTTGGTGATCCAGTATTCTGGTTTACAATTCGTCCAATGTTAGGAGCATTAGGTGCTTCTCTTGCCTTGAGTGGAAACATTCTTGGACCAATTTTATTCTTCGTTGCTTGGAACGTAATCCGTTGGGGCTTCATGTGGTATACACAAGAATTCGGCTACAAAGCTGGTTCTAAAATTACTGATGACCTTTCTGGTGGATTACTACAAGACATTACAAAAGGTGCTTCGATACTCGGGATGTTCGTCCTCGCCGCCTTGGTGCAGAGATGGGTAAATATCCAGTTTGCGCCAATTATCTCGAAAGTTAAACTTGATGAAGGTGCGTATATTGATTGGAGTCATCTTCCACAAGGCGCTCAAGGTATCAAAACTGCTTTAGAACAACAACAAGCAGGTTTAGCTCTTTCTGAAATTAAAGTAACAACCTTGCAAAATAACTTGGATAACCTAATCCCAGGACTTGCAGCAGTAGCTCTTACATTCTTATGTATGTGGTTACTTAAGAAAAAAATCAGCCCAATTATCATCATTCTAGGTCTATTCGTAGTTGGTATAGTTGGTCACTTAATCGGGCTTCTGTAA
- a CDS encoding PTS mannose/fructose/sorbose transporter subunit IIC, with amino-acid sequence MSVISIILVVLIAFLAGIEGILDEFQFHQPLIACTLIGLVTGNLTACIILGGTLQMIALGWANIGAAVAPDAALASVASAIILVLGGQGVAGIPSAIAIAIPLAVAGLFLTMIVRTLAVPIVHLMDRAAEKGNIRSVEWLHISAICMQGVRIAIPAAALLFIPADSVQSFLEAMPAWLTDGMAIGGGMVVAVGYALVINMMATKEVWPFFVIGFVVAAISQLTLIAIGALGVALALIYLNLSKMGGGNSNGGGGGNSRDPLGDILNDY; translated from the coding sequence ATGTCTGTCATATCAATAATTTTAGTAGTACTTATTGCATTTTTAGCAGGTATTGAAGGAATTCTAGATGAATTTCAGTTCCATCAGCCATTAATCGCATGTACATTAATTGGTCTCGTAACAGGTAACTTAACAGCTTGTATCATCCTTGGCGGAACTCTACAAATGATCGCACTTGGATGGGCAAACATCGGAGCAGCCGTAGCACCAGATGCCGCGCTTGCCTCAGTAGCTTCAGCAATTATATTAGTATTAGGTGGACAAGGGGTAGCAGGTATTCCGTCCGCAATCGCCATTGCAATTCCACTAGCAGTAGCAGGTCTTTTCTTAACAATGATCGTTCGTACATTGGCAGTTCCAATTGTTCACTTGATGGACAGAGCCGCTGAAAAAGGGAATATTCGCAGCGTAGAGTGGTTACATATTTCAGCAATTTGTATGCAAGGTGTTCGTATCGCGATTCCAGCAGCAGCACTTTTATTCATTCCAGCAGACAGCGTTCAATCTTTCTTAGAAGCAATGCCAGCTTGGTTAACAGATGGTATGGCTATCGGTGGAGGAATGGTAGTTGCCGTTGGTTATGCACTAGTTATCAACATGATGGCTACTAAAGAAGTATGGCCGTTCTTCGTTATCGGTTTCGTAGTAGCAGCAATTTCTCAATTAACACTTATCGCAATCGGTGCTCTAGGTGTTGCACTTGCTCTTATTTACCTTAACCTATCTAAAATGGGTGGCGGTAATTCAAACGGCGGTGGAGGCGGAAACTCTCGCGATCCACTCGGCGACATATTAAACGACTATTAA
- a CDS encoding mannose/fructose/sorbose PTS transporter subunit IIA encodes MVGIILATHGEFAEGILQSGTMIFGEQENVKAITLMPSEGPEDIKAKMEAAIATFDSQDEVLFLVDLWGGTPFNQANGLYELNKDKWAIVAGLNLPMLIEAFSSRFTMESAHEIAANILAPAQEGIRVKPEELQPQVTATEQPQAEIAAVGDGKIEFVLTRVDSRLLHGQVATAWTKATHPTRIIVVSDAVAKDDLRKKLIEQAAPPGVKANVIPVQKMIEISKDPRFGNTKALLLFENPQDVLRAIEGGVEIEQVNVGSMAHSVGKVVVSKVLSMGKDDVATFEKLKEKGVKFDVRKVPNDSSANMEDIIKKAKHELKTQ; translated from the coding sequence ATGGTAGGAATTATCCTCGCAACTCACGGTGAATTTGCTGAAGGTATTTTGCAGTCCGGAACGATGATTTTCGGCGAGCAAGAAAACGTTAAAGCAATCACTTTGATGCCAAGCGAAGGTCCAGAAGACATCAAAGCTAAAATGGAAGCTGCAATAGCAACTTTTGACAGCCAAGATGAAGTTTTATTCTTAGTGGATCTTTGGGGAGGCACACCATTCAATCAAGCAAACGGTCTTTATGAACTCAATAAAGATAAGTGGGCAATCGTAGCAGGACTTAATTTGCCAATGTTGATTGAAGCTTTCTCATCACGTTTTACAATGGAAAGCGCACATGAAATCGCAGCAAATATCCTTGCGCCAGCTCAAGAAGGTATCCGTGTGAAACCAGAAGAACTACAACCGCAAGTAACGGCTACTGAACAGCCACAAGCAGAAATCGCTGCAGTTGGTGACGGCAAAATCGAATTCGTTCTAACACGTGTTGATTCACGTCTCTTGCATGGTCAAGTAGCCACTGCATGGACAAAAGCAACACACCCAACAAGAATTATCGTCGTTTCAGATGCAGTTGCAAAAGACGATCTTCGTAAAAAATTAATCGAACAAGCAGCACCACCAGGAGTAAAAGCTAATGTTATCCCAGTCCAAAAAATGATTGAGATTTCAAAAGATCCACGTTTCGGCAATACAAAAGCACTTTTATTATTCGAAAATCCTCAAGATGTTTTACGCGCAATTGAAGGTGGCGTAGAAATCGAACAAGTAAACGTTGGTTCCATGGCTCACTCTGTAGGTAAAGTTGTTGTTAGCAAAGTACTTTCCATGGGTAAAGATGATGTTGCAACTTTTGAGAAATTAAAAGAAAAAGGCGTTAAATTCGATGTGCGTAAAGTCCCTAACGACTCAAGCGCAAACATGGAAGACATCATTAAAAAAGCAAAACACGAATTAAAGACACAATAA
- a CDS encoding mpt operon Crp-Fnr family transcription regulator: MTFLEFHQLISQDLLIYSWIRKNFSLTYQELEVGKELKLQHGQLIIMEKGLIIQENLGKKATIQRVFADQRIIYTTASVLSLSALENTTYSILSTDELFEKLDAHNLLSNFFLQIAEDFERSLEWQREIMSADPEERVEKVLMKIINRYELNAAHNPEFPRWLKIYVLAKLAKCSVSTTSGIINGLADKGTINVKTTPWLLMQDLEVKCVS; the protein is encoded by the coding sequence ATGACCTTTTTAGAATTTCATCAACTAATCAGTCAAGACTTACTGATTTATTCATGGATTAGAAAGAATTTTTCTCTTACTTACCAAGAATTAGAGGTAGGTAAGGAACTTAAATTGCAACACGGACAACTAATCATCATGGAAAAAGGTTTAATAATACAAGAGAACTTAGGAAAAAAAGCTACAATTCAACGAGTTTTTGCGGATCAGCGTATTATCTATACAACAGCTAGCGTGTTATCACTATCGGCATTAGAAAATACAACCTACAGCATTCTTTCGACAGATGAACTATTCGAAAAACTAGATGCGCATAATTTATTATCGAATTTCTTTTTGCAAATTGCGGAAGATTTTGAGAGAAGTCTAGAATGGCAACGAGAAATAATGTCGGCTGATCCTGAGGAACGAGTTGAAAAAGTCTTAATGAAAATTATTAATCGATATGAATTGAACGCTGCGCACAATCCAGAATTTCCAAGGTGGCTAAAAATCTACGTCCTAGCAAAATTGGCCAAATGCTCTGTCTCAACCACATCTGGGATTATCAATGGTTTAGCAGACAAAGGAACCATAAATGTAAAAACGACACCTTGGTTATTAATGCAAGATTTGGAAGTAAAGTGTGTCTCGTAA
- a CDS encoding bacterial Ig-like domain-containing protein: protein MIKTTSLRRPLLLVMVALLIFGQLNLSSFPVFAEEKGDDSVAYTIQEDLSSDKKKATLTLKATPKNTQVKILAIETPDGEKTDGEEVEYVATKNGSVDFIISYKDKAGAEKEYTASYKVSEISEETATVTPGKTGLKSSAPTVALNIPDYNKTAWGNGDIKDVSVTVEFNNNSSTGKKINFTLPDGMRFVSLPVPSSYQPTSSSDSSVLSYFGAGNPVGDSITSVTVPDKEAGYNKATYGTVSYELEPATEKLTLSFSVQVDAAKYYGTADLKSPIKVDAYMGEGSTPVASAEQSVHAEGKNVVGYASQKSVQTMFRNWYTSSFLPEVMASTDTEDSYNYTKPYSVVNGINQADGRGSKIFVPKNVTTTLYYPEGMEYAGVVNEGKSVIGNTDNRTITHYPSENKVVIDFKQENYYGVVETIFAVKYKVPAGTPVGTYTAPKVPHAVITTYDDQVFETDALTNDSNDTTTLAAKDTCKVVGGTANKMVMLPRNNYINPDNETWAGLIQINNKQTAGVKTNQVYQIKFDENWEAYTVNLPFDGKLAGNKATDVQYKTNLNPEYRTYEGTLPKTNVNKMLTLEATAVGLQEGEYFTEVKANVGDFSTGFTNIDTSAPFKAANSASYGIVKPGITSVQFDVNIWDAEDEANTKVSGSSTYTVTTGVSTAANGTAAFYNTEGALIKTARAGDTVTTKASLIMHDYPYGTRTVLNNPEIYLRQLEGTTVKPASIKLTDQDGKEVDFSVEAKSANNGDKVYVIKTTDVTVGEFIGYPAKKQYLNISYNTTFDMTLSKSIHTDIQELLAWGGSNVTSALGANIFLDNGLDVNQNGKDAERLLSTNTSTLSVPKQDTVTVETFLNVAGEGIKAAYVEDDDSTVSYFTPGTDADYMVKITNTSSGIAESLDIYIPIPKTGQDFGSKFQSEPFKWDMKLSDALTMTDAQKAQFDVSYTAEATSSNYTTDAIYSNTLADYGKVNMVRIKVKTEIESGETQTIKVPLKVDETFDSATAGNKIGERDVYNPYYAVTTNTYSGSIAGTRVGAELVIVEVAGKLFKDKNANGVYESTQSDTPLANETVELYKWNETTSKYEAFTKDGETVTTTTDANGDYKFDYNLGIGYGKYAVKFPDKAGYKFTLQNVGKDKSLNSATPNLGAETGWVKEIDPAQPDAQHINAGYISYAPETDLKVNLNEKLVQEGKSLKITLPKVAHTDGEAAEDTIEPDFFQKIQAATDGYKWTTANTGIATAKTLSDGSGAIVGVSTNGKTIAATDLTIAIKDIFGEEQKSTAPIYVTTAGGNIAQKDRLRIGATNFSLEYKDAVALTEAQAVTKAKTAAFEEVKNGVNSNAQDRTNVVKVDETQLNAIKNGPNQGGTYPLTYTLEQDGKEVEVVIQVKVEKDLTAVNAHDSKIYVGESWSAADNFDSALDKEGVAVAFADIVVTGSVDTTTAGTYPVTYKYNDMSKTVNVTVKADSTEVNAHDSTIYTGDTWSAKDNFDSAADRDGNQVTFDKVTATGTVNTAQAGTYSISYKYGSETKTVTVTVKENKKGVNAHNATIYVGDSWTAEDNFDNAVDKDGNSVAFSEVSVTETPTVNTNKAGTYQIKYSYDGATKTVTLTVKNIQTAVNAHNSTIYIDEPWDEKDNFDSARDKDGNAVDFANVEVEGTVDRTQAGTYPITYKYDGFSKTVQVSVKNPQTAIYADDSVVYTGDTWSAKDNFDRAIDKAGNAVAYKDVTVEDASDVDLTTPGTYSVTYRYEGISKVVQVTVKPRQTKVESHDSTIYAGDDWQAKDNFDLATNKKGDTVKLADVTVIGRVDTQNPGTYEISYRYDGVTSVSRVTVLQNHAKIIIHDSQLTTNENWDAKDNFVSAMSRDGIEIPLSKVKITGKVNTKKAGTYQVTYTIDPNEGTADAGKKELSVVANIQVVDKETIKKGNVNVTENNRQHTATYREAIPRTGDQMNLWIVLMGICLVGLALFLWKTRQRRKSK, encoded by the coding sequence ATGATAAAAACAACAAGCTTGAGGCGCCCCTTATTGTTAGTCATGGTGGCATTATTAATATTCGGTCAGCTAAACCTTTCCTCATTCCCAGTTTTTGCGGAAGAAAAAGGCGATGATTCTGTTGCTTATACTATTCAAGAAGACCTTTCAAGCGACAAAAAGAAAGCTACACTGACACTTAAAGCCACACCGAAAAACACGCAAGTTAAAATATTAGCTATAGAAACGCCTGATGGAGAAAAGACGGATGGCGAGGAAGTTGAATATGTAGCTACCAAAAATGGCTCTGTCGACTTTATTATTTCCTACAAAGATAAAGCCGGAGCAGAAAAAGAATACACTGCTTCTTATAAAGTAAGTGAAATATCTGAAGAGACGGCAACTGTAACTCCTGGTAAAACAGGGCTTAAATCCAGTGCGCCTACTGTAGCCTTAAATATTCCTGATTATAACAAAACAGCATGGGGTAATGGGGATATCAAAGACGTTTCTGTCACAGTAGAGTTTAATAATAATAGTTCCACTGGTAAAAAAATAAATTTCACGTTACCAGATGGTATGCGATTTGTCTCTCTACCTGTTCCAAGCAGCTACCAACCAACAAGTAGCTCTGATTCAAGTGTTTTAAGTTATTTTGGCGCAGGTAATCCGGTTGGTGACTCGATTACTTCGGTGACAGTTCCGGACAAAGAGGCTGGGTATAACAAGGCCACTTATGGAACAGTCAGCTATGAACTAGAACCTGCAACAGAGAAATTAACGCTTAGCTTTTCTGTTCAAGTAGATGCAGCCAAGTATTATGGCACAGCAGACTTAAAATCGCCTATCAAAGTCGATGCTTACATGGGTGAAGGAAGCACGCCGGTTGCCTCAGCAGAGCAAAGCGTTCACGCCGAAGGTAAAAATGTTGTCGGTTACGCTTCTCAAAAGAGTGTTCAAACCATGTTTAGAAACTGGTATACATCGTCCTTTTTACCAGAAGTGATGGCAAGTACAGATACAGAAGATTCTTATAATTATACAAAACCATATTCAGTTGTAAATGGTATCAACCAAGCAGACGGCCGTGGATCAAAAATCTTTGTTCCTAAAAATGTTACGACGACCCTTTATTATCCAGAAGGTATGGAGTATGCCGGTGTAGTTAACGAAGGTAAAAGTGTGATTGGAAATACTGACAATAGAACCATCACCCATTATCCAAGCGAAAATAAAGTCGTTATTGATTTTAAACAAGAAAATTACTATGGCGTAGTAGAAACCATTTTTGCGGTTAAATATAAAGTGCCAGCTGGAACCCCGGTTGGGACCTATACGGCGCCTAAAGTCCCGCATGCGGTTATTACAACATATGATGACCAAGTATTTGAAACAGACGCATTAACCAATGATTCCAACGATACAACAACGCTAGCTGCGAAAGATACGTGTAAAGTAGTTGGTGGAACAGCAAATAAAATGGTTATGCTACCAAGAAATAACTATATTAATCCAGATAATGAAACTTGGGCAGGTCTTATTCAGATTAACAATAAGCAAACTGCTGGAGTAAAAACAAATCAAGTTTACCAAATTAAATTTGATGAAAACTGGGAAGCATATACAGTTAATTTACCTTTTGATGGCAAATTAGCTGGCAATAAGGCAACAGATGTACAATATAAAACTAACTTAAATCCAGAATATCGAACTTACGAAGGTACTCTTCCTAAAACAAATGTGAATAAAATGCTAACGCTAGAAGCAACGGCAGTAGGTCTTCAAGAAGGGGAATACTTTACAGAAGTAAAAGCGAATGTAGGGGACTTCTCTACCGGATTTACAAATATTGATACTTCCGCGCCATTCAAAGCGGCCAACAGCGCATCATACGGAATAGTGAAGCCGGGTATCACTTCGGTTCAATTTGATGTTAATATTTGGGATGCTGAAGATGAAGCAAATACCAAAGTTTCAGGTTCATCAACGTACACTGTTACAACTGGTGTAAGCACGGCGGCGAATGGAACAGCTGCATTTTATAACACTGAAGGTGCACTAATTAAGACTGCTCGTGCGGGAGACACAGTAACCACAAAAGCATCATTAATTATGCATGATTACCCATATGGAACAAGAACCGTCCTTAACAATCCAGAAATTTATTTACGTCAATTAGAAGGAACAACGGTTAAACCGGCATCTATTAAACTGACAGATCAAGACGGCAAAGAAGTCGATTTTTCTGTTGAAGCGAAATCAGCTAATAACGGCGATAAAGTGTATGTTATCAAAACAACAGATGTTACAGTAGGCGAATTTATCGGTTATCCAGCCAAAAAACAATATTTAAATATTAGCTATAACACAACATTCGATATGACTTTAAGTAAGAGTATCCATACAGATATTCAAGAGTTGCTTGCTTGGGGTGGAAGTAATGTTACTTCGGCGCTAGGAGCGAATATTTTCCTGGATAATGGGCTTGATGTGAACCAAAATGGTAAAGATGCAGAACGACTGCTATCTACTAATACAAGTACACTAAGTGTTCCTAAACAAGATACAGTTACAGTAGAAACTTTCCTAAATGTAGCTGGAGAAGGAATCAAAGCGGCTTATGTAGAAGATGATGACAGCACAGTTTCGTATTTCACACCAGGAACTGATGCTGATTATATGGTTAAAATCACGAATACGTCTAGTGGTATCGCTGAAAGCCTAGATATTTACATCCCAATTCCAAAAACTGGTCAAGACTTTGGCTCGAAATTCCAAAGTGAACCTTTTAAATGGGATATGAAACTAAGCGATGCACTCACAATGACAGACGCGCAAAAAGCGCAGTTTGACGTGAGTTATACAGCTGAAGCAACTTCAAGTAACTATACGACAGATGCTATTTACAGTAATACACTTGCAGATTACGGAAAAGTCAACATGGTCCGTATCAAAGTGAAAACGGAAATCGAATCTGGAGAAACGCAAACAATTAAAGTTCCGCTAAAAGTAGATGAAACTTTTGATTCCGCTACAGCTGGAAATAAAATTGGTGAACGTGACGTATACAACCCGTACTATGCAGTTACAACGAACACTTACTCAGGATCTATCGCTGGTACTCGAGTAGGGGCAGAATTAGTAATTGTAGAAGTCGCAGGTAAATTATTTAAAGATAAAAATGCAAATGGTGTATATGAGTCTACGCAAAGTGATACACCACTTGCGAATGAAACAGTTGAATTATATAAATGGAATGAAACAACTTCAAAGTATGAAGCATTTACTAAAGACGGGGAAACTGTAACGACGACAACCGATGCGAATGGTGACTATAAATTTGATTACAATTTAGGCATTGGTTACGGAAAATATGCAGTTAAATTCCCTGATAAAGCAGGATACAAGTTTACCTTGCAAAATGTTGGTAAAGATAAGTCATTAAATAGCGCAACGCCAAATCTAGGAGCTGAGACTGGTTGGGTAAAAGAAATCGACCCAGCGCAACCAGATGCACAACACATCAATGCTGGTTATATTTCTTACGCACCAGAAACTGATTTAAAAGTAAACTTAAATGAAAAATTAGTTCAAGAAGGCAAAAGCTTGAAGATTACTTTACCAAAAGTAGCTCATACAGATGGTGAAGCGGCAGAAGACACAATCGAACCAGACTTCTTCCAAAAAATTCAAGCAGCAACAGATGGCTATAAGTGGACTACAGCGAATACCGGAATAGCGACTGCGAAAACGCTAAGTGATGGATCTGGCGCAATTGTAGGTGTTTCTACTAACGGCAAAACAATAGCAGCTACAGACCTAACAATTGCGATTAAAGACATTTTTGGCGAAGAACAGAAATCGACTGCACCAATTTATGTAACAACTGCGGGAGGAAACATTGCTCAGAAAGACCGTTTAAGAATTGGAGCAACTAACTTCTCACTTGAATACAAAGATGCAGTAGCGCTAACAGAAGCACAAGCGGTAACAAAAGCAAAAACAGCTGCTTTTGAAGAAGTGAAAAATGGCGTAAATTCAAACGCACAAGACCGCACAAATGTAGTAAAAGTAGATGAAACGCAACTAAACGCGATTAAAAATGGTCCAAACCAAGGTGGAACATATCCGCTTACGTACACGCTGGAACAAGATGGCAAAGAAGTTGAAGTAGTCATCCAAGTGAAAGTGGAAAAAGATTTAACAGCAGTGAACGCGCATGACTCTAAGATTTATGTGGGCGAAAGTTGGAGTGCGGCTGATAATTTCGATAGCGCACTCGATAAAGAAGGAGTAGCCGTTGCTTTTGCAGATATCGTAGTCACTGGTTCTGTTGATACAACAACAGCTGGCACATATCCAGTCACATATAAATACAACGATATGTCTAAAACGGTCAATGTTACGGTAAAAGCCGATTCGACCGAAGTGAACGCGCATGATTCCACTATTTATACCGGCGATACTTGGAGTGCGAAAGATAACTTTGATAGCGCCGCAGATAGAGACGGAAACCAGGTCACTTTTGATAAAGTTACTGCGACAGGTACAGTCAACACTGCGCAAGCCGGCACATATTCCATTAGCTACAAATATGGGAGCGAAACGAAAACAGTAACTGTAACAGTAAAAGAAAACAAAAAAGGCGTTAATGCGCACAATGCCACTATTTATGTGGGTGATAGCTGGACAGCGGAAGACAACTTTGATAATGCTGTAGATAAAGACGGGAACTCGGTAGCCTTTTCAGAGGTTAGCGTTACGGAAACACCTACAGTGAACACAAATAAAGCTGGCACATATCAAATCAAATATAGTTATGATGGAGCTACAAAAACAGTGACATTGACAGTGAAGAACATTCAAACAGCTGTAAATGCGCACAACTCCACGATTTATATTGATGAGCCATGGGATGAAAAAGATAACTTTGATAGCGCTCGAGATAAAGATGGAAATGCAGTCGATTTTGCAAATGTGGAAGTGGAGGGAACTGTTGATAGAACACAAGCAGGGACATATCCAATCACCTACAAATACGACGGCTTTTCTAAAACAGTTCAAGTTTCAGTGAAAAATCCACAAACTGCCATTTATGCGGATGATTCTGTGGTTTATACAGGTGATACTTGGAGCGCGAAAGACAATTTTGACCGAGCGATTGATAAAGCTGGAAATGCTGTTGCTTATAAAGATGTAACAGTGGAAGACGCTTCTGATGTTGATTTGACGACACCTGGAACATATTCGGTAACGTATCGTTATGAGGGGATTTCTAAGGTCGTGCAAGTTACTGTAAAACCAAGACAGACTAAAGTAGAGAGCCATGATAGCACCATTTATGCAGGGGATGATTGGCAAGCAAAAGATAACTTTGATTTAGCTACGAATAAAAAAGGCGATACAGTGAAACTAGCTGACGTAACAGTTATTGGCCGTGTTGATACACAAAATCCGGGCACGTACGAAATCAGCTACCGTTACGATGGCGTGACAAGCGTATCCCGTGTAACAGTGTTGCAAAATCACGCAAAAATTATCATCCATGATAGCCAGCTAACAACAAATGAAAATTGGGATGCGAAAGATAATTTCGTTAGTGCAATGTCAAGAGACGGCATCGAAATCCCACTTTCTAAAGTGAAAATAACAGGAAAAGTTAACACTAAAAAAGCTGGCACATACCAAGTCACTTACACGATTGACCCGAATGAAGGAACGGCAGATGCAGGCAAAAAAGAGCTTTCTGTTGTTGCTAACATTCAAGTAGTAGACAAAGAAACTATTAAAAAAGGTAACGTGAACGTGACGGAAAATAATAGGCAACATACAGCAACATACAGAGAAGCAATCCCAAGAACTGGCGATCAAATGAATTTATGGATTGTCTTGATGGGGATTTGCTTAGTAGGACTAGCTCTATTCTTATGGAAGACTAGACAAAGAAGAAAAAGCAAATAA
- a CDS encoding F0F1 ATP synthase subunit epsilon gives MKLKIVSPMGQFFEGDVEGFVIDTKEGQQTVLEEHIDCLSFFDHSEIIILDNEGSDPIFVALGYLHLVQNEANIMAQFASTDAKQAERIFERLSKRKQGEQGII, from the coding sequence ATGAAATTAAAAATCGTCTCGCCTATGGGGCAATTTTTTGAGGGTGATGTAGAGGGTTTTGTTATAGATACAAAAGAAGGACAGCAAACGGTATTAGAAGAGCACATTGATTGTTTAAGCTTTTTTGACCATAGCGAAATCATTATTTTAGATAATGAAGGTTCAGATCCTATCTTTGTCGCCCTTGGTTATTTACATCTTGTTCAAAATGAGGCAAATATTATGGCACAATTTGCTTCGACGGACGCCAAACAAGCTGAACGGATTTTTGAGAGACTCAGTAAGCGAAAACAAGGAGAGCAGGGGATTATATGA